The Deinococcus seoulensis DNA segment CAAATTTGCCCCGCTCCTGACCGAAGAACTGCGCCACCGAGAACCCCGGTGGGGTTCTCGGTGGCATCTGGACGAGGTGTGCGTCAAGGTCAGTGGAGTCAAGCACTGGTTATGGCGGGCCGTCAATGAATTGGGGGAGGTGCTGGACGTCCTCCTCCAGGAACACCGCGATACCGAGGCGGCCCAGTCCTTTTTCGTCCACCTACTTAGCGAGTACGACGTCCCAGACGTCATTCACACCGACAAGCTGTGGAGCTACGGGGCGGCCCTGCGGGAACTCCACGTGCTCCACGCCGTGGAGCACGTTCAGGTCGTGGCTACAGCCCGCTGCAACACTCTGGTCGAGCAATCGCATCGACCGACACGGCAGCAGGAACGCAGTCAGCTCGGCTTTAAACGGCGAAAACGGACGCAGGAATTCCTCAACCTCCACGCTCGACTCTCGAATCTTCACCGACACACCCGAACCACCGTCCCCGCCCTCGTCCGGCGAAGCAACCAAACTGCAGCACTTCTCCTCTGGCGAGAGGTGATGCAGCAGGCGGCTTGAAAATCAGGCCGCCTGCCGAGCTACTCCGGCCCCGCTGAGGTTAAGTTGCCAGAACCGGCGCGCGGCAGGCTGTGCGCAGCACATCTGACCGTCCTGTAGAGGGATGCAGGCTCGGTTCATGCGATCAGCACAGCGTGCATATACAAATAGAGGCCTAGGTTTCTATTTTTCTAGATCCCTAACCCATGCGGTCAGCAGTTCTTTGACCACGGTGTTCATGTCCTGCCCACGTTGCAGCGCCTTGATCTTGACCTCGCGGCGCAGTGATTCCGGCACCGCGACATTCAGCTGCACGATCTTTTCAACCGTCGGTGCCGGCGCGACCGGCGGACTGGTCGGTGTGACCGGGACGTCGGGCACAGGCTTGGGGCTCGCCGAGGTCTCCCCTGCGAACACGGCACCCAGTTTGGGCCGCTTCGTCATGCCATCACCTCCTTCCACACGGCCTCGTATTCCCCCAGATCAGTCGGGATTGCGCCAAAGGCCGCCTTGTAGGCCTCAAGTTCCCGGACGCGGCTCTCCAGCACGGGAAGACCGACGAGGGCGTCCTCGGCCTCCTTGGCGAGGCGGCGCCTGGGGTTGTAGCGCGTGAGCAGGATCGCGACGTCCAGATCCTCACGCTGGGCTTGCATGTCCGCGAGCAGTTCGAGGGTCGGTCGTAGTCGGTCGATCTCTAGACCAGTCGGAGCCACTGGCACGAGGGCGATGTCGGCAAGGCTGGCCGCGCGCATCAACAGTTCCCGTGAG contains these protein-coding regions:
- a CDS encoding IS6 family transposase, producing MTDRKPYRHRFPLSVIGYALRLYHRFPLSQRDVQELLHERGIEVSHETLRQWNIKFAPLLTEELRHREPRWGSRWHLDEVCVKVSGVKHWLWRAVNELGEVLDVLLQEHRDTEAAQSFFVHLLSEYDVPDVIHTDKLWSYGAALRELHVLHAVEHVQVVATARCNTLVEQSHRPTRQQERSQLGFKRRKRTQEFLNLHARLSNLHRHTRTTVPALVRRSNQTAALLLWREVMQQAA
- a CDS encoding ParA family protein produces the protein MKTIAVLSLKGGVGKTTTTVYLAAVAAAGGHQVTIVDADSEHSAHRWAAHAELPFTVVAGEPDRLARQVKAPLAEGHLVIIDTPPNSRELLMRAASLADIALVPVAPTGLEIDRLRPTLELLADMQAQREDLDVAILLTRYNPRRRLAKEAEDALVGLPVLESRVRELEAYKAAFGAIPTDLGEYEAVWKEVMA